A section of the Frankiales bacterium genome encodes:
- the dinB gene encoding DNA polymerase IV: MSRSQITRGARLTQADVSAPRGSRGEADAGRRDDDGCPVLHVDMDAFFASCELRSRPDLVGVPMIVGGDGSRGVVTAATYEARRFGIHSAMPMSRAKRLCPHVVVLPPDFELYAEVSAGVMAVFRDVTPLVEPLSLDEAFLDVSGAVRRLGPPAVIAEGIRSRVHDEQGITCSVGVAPTKFVAKLASTRAKPDGLLVVPADRVVSFLHPLPVGELWGVGDKTEEALLRLGLTTVGDIAHTPVDTLVRALGQAAGTHLSDLAWGRDPRAVEAPEGEKSIGNEETFPRDVDDPEVVRRELLRLSEKVAARLRTQGYAARTVVIKVRFADFSTITRSRTLRSPTDVGREIYDTARALYDALGLQRARLRLVGVRAEGLLDVEDAPRQLHLDEPELGWREAEQAVDRASARFGRGSVRPARLLPTGEQDGFGGAPVAPRPGR; this comes from the coding sequence GTGAGCCGCAGCCAGATCACCCGCGGCGCGCGGCTCACCCAGGCCGACGTCTCCGCGCCGCGCGGGTCGCGGGGCGAGGCCGACGCCGGGCGCCGCGACGACGACGGCTGCCCGGTGCTGCACGTCGACATGGACGCGTTCTTCGCCTCCTGCGAGCTGCGCTCGCGCCCCGACCTCGTCGGCGTCCCGATGATCGTGGGCGGCGACGGGTCGCGCGGGGTCGTCACCGCCGCCACCTACGAGGCGCGCCGCTTCGGCATCCACTCGGCGATGCCCATGTCGCGGGCCAAGCGCCTGTGCCCGCACGTCGTCGTCCTGCCGCCGGACTTCGAGCTCTACGCCGAGGTCTCCGCCGGGGTCATGGCGGTCTTCCGCGACGTGACCCCGCTGGTCGAGCCGCTGAGCCTCGACGAGGCGTTCCTCGACGTCTCCGGCGCGGTGCGCCGCCTCGGGCCGCCCGCCGTCATCGCCGAGGGCATCCGCTCGCGGGTCCACGACGAGCAGGGGATCACCTGCTCGGTGGGCGTCGCGCCGACCAAGTTCGTGGCCAAGCTCGCCTCCACCCGGGCCAAGCCCGACGGCCTGCTCGTCGTGCCGGCCGACCGCGTCGTCTCCTTCCTGCACCCGCTGCCCGTCGGCGAGCTGTGGGGCGTGGGGGACAAGACCGAGGAGGCGCTGCTCCGGCTCGGCCTCACCACCGTCGGCGACATCGCGCACACGCCCGTCGACACCCTGGTGCGGGCGCTCGGGCAGGCGGCCGGCACCCACCTGTCCGACCTCGCCTGGGGCCGCGACCCGCGCGCGGTCGAGGCCCCCGAGGGGGAGAAGAGCATCGGCAACGAGGAGACCTTCCCCCGCGACGTCGACGACCCCGAGGTCGTCCGGCGCGAGCTGCTGCGCCTGTCGGAGAAGGTCGCCGCCCGGCTGCGCACCCAGGGCTACGCCGCGCGCACCGTCGTGATCAAGGTGCGGTTCGCCGACTTCTCGACCATCACGCGCTCGCGCACGCTGCGCAGCCCCACCGACGTCGGCCGCGAGATCTACGACACCGCCCGCGCGCTCTACGACGCCCTCGGGCTGCAGCGGGCCCGGCTGCGGCTGGTGGGCGTGCGGGCCGAGGGCCTGCTCGACGTCGAGGACGCCCCCCGCCAGCTGCACCTCGACGAACCCGAGCTCGGCTGGCGCGAGGCCGAGCAGGCCGTGGACCGGGCCTCGGCCCGCTTCGGCCGGGGCTCGGTCCGGCCGGCCCGGCTGCTGCCGACCGGCGAGCAGGACGGCTTCGGCGGGGCGCCGGTGGCCCCGCGGCCGGGCCGCTGA
- the fetB gene encoding iron export ABC transporter permease subunit FetB: MTQIPSWGAVGVSVLLVVVAVAIASWQRLGISRDIVVAAARALVQLAAVGAVLAWLFAHAGIAGALAWVLAMILVAANESRRRGRGIPHAYRSALMGIAVGTAATLGVLVAGGVISTAPQVLIPIGGMVVSGSMQAASLTLTSLRRSVTDNRSAIESALSLGLPAPAAFARDLRTAVRTALVPTVDSTRVVGLISLPGTMTGLIIAGVDPLEAIRYQIIVMYMLLAAWAVSALVTARAAQATLFDDAQRLVPLAV, from the coding sequence GTGACCCAGATCCCCAGCTGGGGCGCCGTCGGCGTCTCGGTGCTGCTCGTCGTCGTCGCGGTCGCGATCGCGTCGTGGCAGCGCCTGGGCATCTCGCGCGACATCGTCGTGGCCGCCGCCCGGGCCCTGGTGCAGCTCGCGGCTGTCGGCGCCGTGCTCGCCTGGCTGTTCGCGCACGCGGGCATCGCCGGCGCGCTGGCGTGGGTGCTGGCGATGATCCTGGTGGCGGCCAACGAGTCTCGCCGGCGCGGCCGCGGCATCCCCCACGCCTACCGATCGGCCCTCATGGGGATCGCGGTCGGCACGGCGGCGACGCTCGGCGTGCTCGTCGCCGGCGGCGTCATCTCCACCGCCCCGCAGGTGCTCATCCCCATCGGGGGCATGGTGGTCAGCGGCTCGATGCAGGCGGCGTCCCTCACCCTCACCTCGCTGCGCCGGTCGGTGACCGACAACCGCTCGGCGATCGAGTCGGCCCTGAGCCTCGGCCTGCCGGCGCCGGCCGCCTTCGCCCGCGACCTGCGCACCGCCGTGCGCACCGCGCTCGTCCCCACCGTGGACTCCACCCGCGTGGTGGGGCTGATCTCGCTGCCGGGCACGATGACGGGCCTCATCATCGCCGGGGTCGACCCGCTCGAGGCGATCCGCTACCAGATCATCGTGATGTACATGCTGCTGGCGGCCTGGGCGGTGTCCGCGCTGGTCACCGCCCGTGCGGCCCAGGCCACGCTGTTCGACGACGCGCAGCGGCTCGTGCCGCTCGCCGTCTGA
- a CDS encoding YbaK/EbsC family protein codes for MRPEASDAAGDPHAPRPAAAAHDEAGADLPHAEVNDDGTLVTAVGDTEGLHPQAVRVARALASLGVAGQVRALPEPAPTAATAAAQLGVEVGAIANSLVFDADGEPLLVLTSGAHRADTFLLSGIAGASRVRRATPEFVRQHTGQAIGGVAPVGHPHPLRTVVDVDLARHPVVWAAGGHPHYVFPTTYDELLRITAGEAAEVGERSG; via the coding sequence ATGCGACCTGAGGCCTCCGACGCCGCCGGCGACCCGCACGCGCCGCGGCCCGCGGCCGCGGCGCACGACGAGGCGGGTGCCGACCTCCCGCACGCGGAGGTCAACGACGACGGCACCCTCGTGACCGCGGTCGGCGACACCGAGGGGCTGCACCCCCAGGCGGTGCGGGTCGCCCGTGCCCTGGCCTCCCTCGGCGTCGCGGGGCAGGTCCGCGCGCTGCCCGAGCCGGCCCCCACCGCGGCCACCGCCGCCGCCCAGCTCGGCGTCGAGGTCGGCGCGATCGCCAACTCGCTGGTCTTCGACGCCGACGGCGAGCCCCTGCTCGTGCTGACCTCCGGCGCGCACCGGGCCGACACCTTCCTGCTCTCCGGCATCGCGGGCGCCTCGCGCGTGCGCCGGGCCACGCCGGAGTTCGTCCGGCAGCACACCGGCCAGGCGATCGGCGGCGTGGCGCCCGTGGGGCACCCGCACCCGCTGCGCACGGTGGTCGACGTCGACCTGGCCCGGCACCCGGTGGTCTGGGCCGCCGGGGGGCACCCGCACTACGTGTTCCCGACGACCTACGACGAGCTCCTGCGGATCACCGCCGGCGAGGCCGCCGAGGTCGGCGAGCGCTCGGGCTGA
- the dnaE gene encoding DNA polymerase III subunit alpha — MPADPFVHLHVASGYSLRHGASSPAALVARAAALGQDALALTDRDGLYGAVRFVLACRDAGISPILGLDLAVHPVHPVHPGPPGPTPVVPGLPAAGLGSRVRRTPAGRFGSGPTLAERTAGAGAAVRRTPARGGAEVDPHHPRVVLLARGRTGWASLCRLVSAAHLGLRPDPPPGAEPPDLREARAGQARRGSPVTTLETVAEHAEGLVVLLGPESEVGRALARRRPDLAEAALAPWREVFGRRLAVEVVSHRARDSALAVSDLSGAPARGLPYSSSLAARTLRFAREHGLPAVLAGAVRHAERDQAPVVDVLDAIRRLVPLDSRHLDRANGEGYLADGEHMRRVASEVVHLSGVAQGEAAQRREVDRLLADTRTLADACVLDPVADLGIGEVHVPELDLLLPARTAGRSSAVRDRGPAVLAAEALEADRHLRARCEATLAGYLDRGRHPEHQVRDRLDDELATIATLGFAGYFLTVGEVVDLIRGMDVRVAARGSGAGSLVNHLLGISGVDPLAHGLLMERFLSPLRRALPDIDVDVESARRTEVYERILDRFGGERCACVSMRDTYRVRHAVRDVGAALGMPPGEIDAFAKSFPHIRARDARAALEELPELRSSGLGRLAARGELDGFLTLVEALDGLPRHIALHPCGVLLSDTTLLDRTPVEASWMGFPMSQFDKDDVEELGLLKLDVLGIRMQSSMAYALTEIERVDGEHVDLDAVPLDDPATYALVRSAHTLGCFQIESPGQRELVGKFAPETFDDLITDISLFRPGPVKSDMVTPFLRARQGWNDAEYLHPDLRPALEETCGVVVFHEQVLRIVAVMTGASLAEADEVRRALGSPDTQPEVRAWFYPAARARGYDLVTIERVWEVLRAFASFGFCKAHAAAFALPTYHSAWLKTHHPAAFLAGVLTHDPGMYPKRLILDDARNLGIAILPLDVNASEGTYRVERVSPYDEPPPEILGERPRRPQDVPGLPDGSAYGIRLSLADVKGISAAEVERVVAGRPYGSLSDFWHRARVARPVVERLVVAGAFDSLYGIGLSSPVRRRGRVTRRDLLLQVADLDRHTRATARAARAAAPRPRSVPLTATGVPSATRDVVAAARRQAMSPATPTAAADLDVQLTLDLGDAPGEVAASGLPEMTDAERVRAELEVLGLDASRHVVDFYVPMLEALSVTRARDLLRRRNQSEVLVAGVKVATQTPPVRSGRRVVFLTLDDATGPVDATFFEDVQGPYAATVFGSWLLLVRGVVRRTGPRGISIRATGAWELGVVHDAWRRGGAPAVHALLAADSGTRHDGDDAAVTGRAGSRSTRPVMAPAPAGAAPAGYGYGYAGRPGEESAAGAAGGMGRRGSDLAAAARAGAGAGRPAGNGDSPEETAEQRVRRVLVHASGFRQSPYADIKPQGVDAADTRGQAAARGAAREAAAREAALRAEQRAADRGTGRPEEDGPDPEARREPGPGASGGPRRTPPGKLWHSSPGSSGW, encoded by the coding sequence GTGCCTGCCGATCCCTTCGTCCACCTCCACGTCGCCTCCGGCTACTCCCTGCGCCACGGCGCGAGCAGCCCGGCGGCCCTCGTGGCACGCGCCGCCGCGCTCGGCCAGGACGCGCTCGCCCTCACCGACCGCGACGGCCTCTACGGGGCCGTGCGCTTCGTCCTGGCCTGCCGCGACGCCGGGATCTCCCCGATCCTCGGCCTCGACCTCGCCGTGCATCCCGTGCATCCCGTGCATCCCGGGCCTCCCGGGCCGACCCCCGTCGTCCCGGGCCTCCCGGCCGCGGGGCTCGGCTCGCGGGTGCGGCGCACCCCGGCCGGCCGGTTCGGCTCCGGCCCCACCCTCGCCGAGCGCACCGCCGGGGCCGGCGCCGCGGTCCGGCGCACCCCGGCCCGCGGCGGCGCCGAGGTCGACCCGCACCACCCCCGGGTGGTGCTGCTCGCCCGCGGGCGCACCGGCTGGGCCTCGCTGTGCCGGCTGGTCTCGGCGGCCCACCTCGGGCTGCGGCCCGACCCGCCGCCGGGGGCCGAGCCGCCCGACCTGCGCGAGGCGCGGGCCGGGCAGGCCCGGCGCGGGTCGCCGGTCACCACCCTCGAGACCGTGGCCGAGCACGCCGAGGGGCTCGTCGTCCTGCTCGGCCCGGAGTCCGAGGTCGGCCGGGCGCTGGCCCGCCGGCGTCCCGACCTCGCCGAGGCGGCCCTCGCCCCGTGGCGCGAGGTGTTCGGCCGGCGCCTGGCCGTCGAGGTGGTCAGCCACCGGGCGCGCGACTCCGCCCTCGCCGTGAGCGACCTGTCGGGCGCGCCGGCGCGGGGGCTGCCCTACTCCTCCTCGCTGGCCGCCCGGACGCTGCGCTTCGCGCGCGAGCACGGGCTGCCCGCCGTGCTCGCCGGTGCCGTCCGGCACGCCGAGCGCGACCAGGCGCCGGTGGTCGACGTCCTCGACGCGATCCGCCGCCTCGTCCCGCTCGACTCCCGCCACCTCGACCGGGCCAACGGCGAGGGCTACCTCGCCGACGGCGAGCACATGCGGCGGGTGGCGAGCGAGGTGGTGCACCTGTCCGGGGTGGCGCAGGGGGAGGCCGCGCAGCGCCGCGAGGTCGACCGGCTGCTCGCCGACACCCGCACCCTCGCCGACGCCTGCGTCCTCGACCCGGTCGCCGACCTCGGCATCGGGGAGGTCCACGTCCCCGAGCTCGACCTGCTCCTGCCGGCCCGCACGGCCGGGCGCAGCAGCGCCGTGCGCGACCGCGGCCCGGCGGTCCTGGCCGCCGAGGCGCTCGAGGCCGACCGGCACCTGCGCGCGCGGTGCGAGGCCACGCTGGCCGGCTACCTCGACCGCGGGCGGCACCCGGAGCACCAGGTGCGCGACCGGCTCGACGACGAGCTCGCCACCATCGCCACGCTCGGGTTCGCCGGCTACTTCCTCACCGTCGGCGAGGTGGTCGACCTCATCCGCGGGATGGACGTGCGCGTCGCCGCCCGCGGCTCGGGCGCGGGCAGCCTGGTCAACCACCTGCTCGGCATCTCCGGCGTCGACCCCCTCGCCCACGGGCTGCTCATGGAGCGCTTCCTCTCGCCGCTGCGCCGCGCGCTGCCCGACATCGACGTCGACGTCGAGTCGGCCCGGCGCACCGAGGTCTACGAGCGGATCCTCGACCGCTTCGGCGGCGAGCGCTGCGCCTGCGTGTCGATGCGCGACACCTACCGCGTGCGCCACGCCGTCCGCGACGTCGGGGCCGCCCTGGGCATGCCGCCAGGCGAGATCGACGCGTTCGCCAAGTCCTTCCCGCACATCCGCGCGCGCGACGCCCGCGCCGCGCTCGAGGAGCTGCCCGAGCTGCGCTCCTCGGGCCTCGGCCGCCTCGCCGCCCGCGGCGAGCTCGACGGCTTCCTCACCCTCGTCGAGGCGCTCGACGGCCTCCCGCGCCACATCGCGCTGCACCCGTGCGGCGTCCTGCTCTCCGACACCACGCTGCTCGATCGCACCCCCGTCGAGGCCAGCTGGATGGGCTTCCCCATGAGCCAGTTCGACAAGGACGACGTCGAGGAGCTCGGGCTGCTCAAGCTCGACGTCCTCGGCATCCGCATGCAGTCCTCGATGGCGTACGCCCTCACCGAGATCGAGCGGGTCGACGGCGAGCACGTCGACCTCGACGCCGTCCCCCTCGACGACCCCGCCACCTACGCCCTCGTGCGCTCCGCGCACACGCTGGGCTGCTTCCAGATCGAGTCGCCCGGCCAGCGCGAGCTGGTCGGCAAGTTCGCGCCCGAGACCTTCGACGACCTCATCACCGACATCTCGCTGTTCCGCCCCGGCCCGGTGAAGTCCGACATGGTGACGCCGTTCCTGCGCGCGCGGCAGGGGTGGAACGACGCCGAGTACCTCCACCCGGACCTGCGCCCCGCGCTCGAGGAGACCTGCGGCGTGGTGGTGTTCCACGAGCAGGTGCTGCGCATCGTCGCGGTGATGACCGGCGCCAGCCTCGCCGAGGCCGACGAGGTGCGCCGCGCCCTCGGCTCGCCCGACACCCAGCCCGAGGTGCGCGCCTGGTTCTATCCCGCGGCCCGCGCGCGCGGCTACGACCTGGTCACCATCGAGCGGGTGTGGGAGGTCCTGCGCGCGTTCGCCTCCTTCGGCTTCTGCAAGGCCCACGCCGCGGCCTTCGCGCTGCCCACCTACCACTCGGCGTGGCTCAAGACCCACCACCCGGCCGCGTTCCTCGCCGGCGTCCTCACCCACGACCCGGGCATGTACCCCAAGCGGCTGATCCTCGACGACGCCCGCAACCTCGGCATCGCGATCCTGCCGCTGGACGTCAACGCCTCCGAGGGCACCTACCGCGTCGAGCGCGTCTCGCCCTACGACGAGCCGCCGCCGGAGATCCTCGGCGAGCGCCCGCGCCGCCCGCAGGACGTGCCCGGGCTGCCGGACGGGTCGGCGTACGGCATCCGGCTCTCCCTCGCCGACGTCAAGGGCATCAGCGCCGCCGAGGTCGAGCGGGTGGTCGCCGGCCGCCCCTACGGCTCGCTGTCGGACTTCTGGCACCGCGCCCGGGTCGCGCGCCCGGTGGTCGAGCGGCTCGTGGTCGCGGGTGCGTTCGACTCGCTCTACGGCATCGGGCTGTCCAGCCCGGTCCGCCGCCGCGGCCGGGTCACCCGGCGCGACCTGCTGCTGCAGGTCGCCGACCTCGACCGGCACACCCGGGCGACCGCGCGGGCGGCCCGCGCCGCCGCGCCGCGACCGCGCAGCGTGCCGCTCACCGCCACCGGGGTCCCGAGCGCCACGCGCGACGTCGTGGCCGCCGCCCGGCGCCAGGCGATGTCGCCGGCGACGCCGACCGCGGCCGCCGACCTCGACGTGCAGCTCACCCTCGACCTCGGCGACGCCCCCGGCGAGGTGGCGGCCAGCGGCCTGCCCGAGATGACCGACGCCGAGCGGGTCCGGGCCGAGCTCGAGGTGCTCGGCCTCGACGCGAGCCGGCACGTCGTCGACTTCTACGTCCCGATGCTCGAGGCGCTCTCGGTCACCCGCGCGCGCGACCTGCTCCGCCGGCGCAACCAGTCCGAGGTGCTCGTCGCCGGCGTCAAGGTCGCCACCCAGACCCCGCCGGTGCGCTCCGGACGGCGCGTCGTCTTCCTCACCCTCGACGACGCCACCGGGCCGGTCGACGCCACGTTCTTCGAGGACGTCCAGGGCCCCTACGCCGCCACCGTGTTCGGCTCCTGGCTCCTGCTGGTGCGCGGGGTGGTGCGCCGCACCGGCCCGCGCGGGATCTCGATCCGGGCCACCGGGGCCTGGGAGCTCGGGGTGGTCCACGACGCCTGGCGCCGGGGCGGCGCCCCGGCCGTGCACGCCCTGCTCGCCGCGGACTCCGGCACCCGGCACGACGGCGACGACGCCGCCGTGACCGGCCGCGCGGGGAGCCGGTCGACCCGCCCGGTCATGGCGCCGGCACCGGCCGGCGCGGCACCGGCGGGCTACGGCTACGGCTACGCCGGGCGCCCCGGCGAGGAGTCCGCCGCGGGGGCGGCCGGGGGCATGGGCCGGCGCGGGTCCGACCTCGCCGCGGCCGCACGGGCCGGGGCGGGCGCCGGGCGCCCGGCCGGGAACGGGGACAGCCCGGAGGAGACGGCCGAGCAGCGGGTGCGCCGGGTGCTCGTGCACGCCAGCGGGTTCCGCCAGTCGCCCTACGCCGACATCAAGCCGCAGGGGGTCGACGCCGCCGACACCCGGGGCCAGGCGGCGGCGCGCGGCGCCGCGCGCGAGGCGGCCGCCCGGGAGGCGGCCCTGCGCGCCGAGCAGCGGGCGGCCGACCGGGGGACCGGCCGGCCGGAGGAGGACGGACCGGACCCGGAGGCGCGCCGGGAGCCCGGGCCCGGGGCGTCCGGCGGCCCGCGGCGCACGCCCCCGGGCAAGCTGTGGCACTCGAGCCCCGGCAGCTCGGGCTGGTGA
- a CDS encoding DUF3040 domain-containing protein — protein sequence MPLSEHEQRLLEQMERALYAEDPKFASSLRSATPRAGSRRRAAVGVLGALAGVALLVTGAATSVVLVGVLGFLLMLGGTVLVIGALRPGSAAPADTAAPSPSAPPARAPKQGGFMDRVEERFRKRREGDGA from the coding sequence GTGCCGCTCTCGGAGCACGAGCAGCGCCTGCTCGAGCAGATGGAGCGGGCCCTCTATGCGGAGGACCCCAAGTTCGCCTCCAGCCTGCGCTCGGCCACGCCTCGCGCCGGGAGCCGGCGTCGCGCCGCCGTCGGCGTCCTCGGCGCCCTGGCCGGCGTCGCGCTGCTGGTCACCGGCGCCGCCACCTCGGTGGTGCTCGTCGGCGTCCTCGGCTTCCTGCTCATGCTCGGCGGCACGGTGCTCGTCATCGGCGCCCTGCGCCCCGGCTCCGCGGCCCCCGCGGACACCGCCGCCCCCAGCCCCTCCGCGCCCCCGGCCCGCGCCCCCAAGCAGGGCGGGTTCATGGACCGCGTCGAGGAGCGCTTCCGCAAGCGTCGCGAGGGTGACGGGGCCTAG
- a CDS encoding DUF58 domain-containing protein: MRAALRHLTTRGRAVVAFGVVGVLISLVLSQRDLLRIGILLLLLPVLSALWVSRTRYRLASARGMRPTRVAVDQPATSVVRVENVSRLASGLLLVEDEVPWQLGRAQRFVIDRLEPSGRRDVRYELRGSLRGRYTVGPVSVQLVDPFGFCRTTRRFTTTDVLTVVPATVSLPAIPLGGDWSGLGEARSRAVASAGEDDVIPREYRHGDELRRVHWKSTARSGELMVRREEHPWRTRATILLDTRASAHRGDGPASSFEWAVSAAASIACHLALRGYAVRVVDSDGEWLRPGTTGIETMSGAEAEGPLLDVFATVGLTEGHPLGVRDPQTRARIRDGLLVAVLGDLEDDQSETVAALRSGNASGLALVLDTSAWSSRSAVPDDGRTTRAAALLSSAGWRVTVCGPQTDLVEAWQSLARSGVARAGIGGGR; this comes from the coding sequence GTGCGGGCCGCCCTGCGCCACCTCACCACCCGCGGGCGCGCGGTGGTGGCGTTCGGCGTGGTCGGCGTCCTCATCTCGCTCGTGCTCTCCCAGCGCGACCTGCTGCGCATCGGGATCCTCCTGCTGCTCCTGCCCGTGCTCTCCGCGCTGTGGGTCTCGCGCACGCGCTATCGGCTGGCCTCCGCCCGCGGGATGCGGCCCACCCGGGTGGCCGTCGACCAGCCGGCCACGAGCGTGGTGCGCGTCGAGAACGTCTCACGCCTGGCCAGCGGGCTGCTGCTGGTCGAGGACGAGGTGCCGTGGCAGCTCGGCCGCGCGCAGCGCTTCGTCATCGACCGCCTCGAGCCCTCGGGGCGGCGCGACGTGCGCTACGAGCTGCGCGGGTCGCTGCGCGGCCGCTACACGGTGGGACCCGTGTCCGTGCAGCTCGTGGACCCCTTCGGCTTCTGCCGCACGACGCGCAGGTTCACCACCACCGACGTGCTCACCGTCGTCCCCGCCACGGTGTCGCTGCCGGCGATCCCGCTCGGCGGCGACTGGTCCGGGCTCGGCGAGGCGCGCTCGCGCGCGGTGGCGTCCGCGGGCGAGGACGACGTGATCCCCCGCGAGTACCGCCACGGCGACGAGCTGCGCCGGGTGCACTGGAAGTCCACCGCCCGCAGCGGCGAGCTGATGGTGCGGCGCGAGGAGCACCCCTGGCGCACCCGCGCCACGATCCTGCTGGACACCCGCGCGAGCGCCCACCGCGGCGACGGGCCCGCCTCGTCGTTCGAGTGGGCCGTGTCCGCCGCCGCGTCGATCGCCTGCCACCTCGCGCTGCGCGGCTACGCCGTGCGCGTGGTCGACTCCGACGGCGAGTGGCTGCGGCCCGGCACCACCGGCATCGAGACGATGAGCGGCGCCGAGGCCGAGGGCCCGCTGCTCGACGTCTTCGCCACCGTGGGCCTCACCGAGGGCCACCCGCTCGGCGTGCGCGACCCGCAGACCCGCGCCCGCATCCGCGACGGGCTGCTCGTCGCCGTCCTCGGCGACCTCGAGGACGACCAGAGCGAGACCGTCGCCGCGCTGCGCAGCGGCAACGCCAGCGGTCTCGCGCTCGTGCTCGACACCTCCGCGTGGTCGTCGCGTTCGGCCGTCCCCGACGACGGCCGCACCACGCGCGCCGCGGCCCTGCTGTCCTCGGCCGGCTGGCGGGTCACGGTGTGCGGCCCGCAGACCGACCTGGTCGAGGCCTGGCAGTCCCTGGCGCGCAGCGGCGTGGCCCGGGCCGGGATCGGCGGCGGCCGATGA
- a CDS encoding AAA domain-containing protein: MSSPGAGAPPVDAVGPEDVPGLVATAARIGRSVETVIEGKADVVRSALTVLLAEGHLLIEDVPGVGKTMLAKSLARSLDCSVRRIQFTPDLLPGDVTGVSVFNQESRDFEFRPGAVFANIVLGDEINRASPKTQSALLECMEERQVTVDGTTYRLASPFMVIATQNPVEMEGTYPLPEAQRDRFMARLSMGYPDVRAEMDMLAEHAATNPLDAVTSVADAATITRLVAVVRTIHVADSVRQYAVDVANATRQHGDVRLGASPRATLHLVRAAKAYAALDGRDHVLPDDVQALVSLVLAHRLILTADAQIAGRTADTVLGDILRRVPVPAAARV, translated from the coding sequence GTGTCTTCGCCGGGCGCGGGTGCGCCGCCGGTCGACGCCGTCGGGCCCGAGGACGTCCCGGGCCTGGTCGCCACCGCGGCGCGCATCGGCCGCTCCGTCGAGACCGTCATCGAGGGCAAGGCCGACGTCGTGCGCAGCGCGCTCACGGTGCTGCTGGCCGAGGGGCACCTGCTCATCGAGGACGTCCCCGGCGTCGGCAAGACCATGCTGGCCAAGAGCCTGGCCCGCTCGCTCGACTGCAGCGTCCGGCGCATCCAGTTCACCCCGGACCTCCTCCCCGGCGACGTCACCGGGGTGAGCGTGTTCAACCAGGAGAGCCGCGACTTCGAGTTCCGGCCCGGCGCGGTGTTCGCCAACATCGTGCTCGGCGACGAGATCAACCGCGCCTCGCCCAAGACGCAGTCCGCGCTGCTCGAGTGCATGGAGGAGCGGCAGGTCACCGTCGATGGCACGACGTACCGGCTCGCCTCGCCGTTCATGGTGATCGCCACCCAGAACCCGGTCGAGATGGAGGGCACCTACCCGCTGCCCGAGGCCCAGCGCGACCGCTTCATGGCGCGGCTGTCGATGGGCTACCCCGACGTCCGCGCGGAGATGGACATGCTCGCCGAGCACGCCGCGACCAACCCGCTCGACGCGGTCACCTCCGTGGCCGACGCCGCGACCATCACGCGTCTGGTCGCGGTGGTGCGCACCATCCACGTCGCCGACTCCGTGCGCCAGTACGCGGTCGACGTCGCGAACGCCACGCGCCAGCACGGCGACGTCCGGCTCGGCGCGTCGCCGCGCGCCACGCTGCACCTGGTGCGCGCGGCCAAGGCCTACGCCGCTCTCGACGGCCGCGACCACGTGCTCCCCGACGACGTCCAGGCGCTCGTGTCGCTCGTGCTCGCGCACCGGCTGATCCTCACCGCCGACGCCCAGATCGCGGGCCGTACGGCGGACACCGTGCTCGGCGACATCCTGCGCCGGGTGCCCGTCCCCGCAGCGGCCCGGGTCTGA
- a CDS encoding ATP-binding cassette domain-containing protein, whose product MLDDVDEHLHAGGVTAVAGPSGSGKSTLLRLLNRLAEPTSGRVLFGGRDVRELDVLELRRSAVLVPQRATPLTEDVFAEVRVAAPALSDTEVAALLARVALDAGALRGRSPASLSGGELQRLCLARALAVSPRVLLLDEPTSALDPRSGDAVDEVIRGLVRDGLSVVLVSHDVVRAGRVADDVLVLHEGRVTARGPAGSLDLRHELLSPPGDGHSHDADDPRSHGGSHAPHRHVPEEGT is encoded by the coding sequence GTGCTCGACGACGTCGACGAGCACCTGCACGCGGGCGGGGTCACGGCCGTCGCCGGGCCGAGCGGGTCGGGCAAGTCCACGCTGCTGCGGCTGCTCAACCGCCTGGCCGAGCCGACCTCGGGCCGGGTCCTGTTCGGCGGCCGCGACGTGCGCGAGCTCGACGTGCTCGAGCTGCGCCGCAGCGCGGTCCTCGTGCCGCAGCGCGCCACCCCGCTCACGGAGGACGTGTTCGCGGAGGTGCGCGTGGCGGCACCGGCGCTGTCCGACACCGAGGTGGCCGCGCTGCTCGCCCGGGTCGCACTCGACGCCGGCGCGCTGCGCGGGCGCAGCCCGGCGAGCCTGTCCGGCGGCGAGCTCCAGCGGCTGTGCCTGGCCCGCGCCCTGGCCGTCTCCCCCCGCGTCCTGCTGCTCGACGAGCCCACCTCCGCCCTCGACCCGCGTTCGGGCGACGCCGTCGACGAGGTGATCCGCGGCCTCGTCCGCGACGGGCTGTCGGTCGTGCTGGTCAGCCACGACGTGGTGCGCGCCGGCCGCGTCGCCGACGACGTCCTGGTGCTGCACGAGGGCCGCGTGACCGCCCGCGGACCGGCCGGCTCCCTCGACCTGCGCCACGAGCTGCTCAGCCCGCCGGGCGACGGGCACTCCCACGACGCCGACGACCCGCGGTCGCACGGCGGGTCCCACGCCCCGCACCGCCATGTCCCCGAGGAGGGCACGTGA